The nucleotide window ACAGACGATCTTGAGCCTTCTCACTTCAACATCAACTTCATATATTTTGCTCGCTTCACTCGACACATCCAGACGTAATCTGGCACTCCACGGTCGTGAAATTGCTCAGAAGGCGATTGAATTGGCTGAGTTCGCCAGACGTTCGATTAACGATATGGATGGACTGTATTGCTTCGGCAAAGAGCTGCTGGGTACAGAAGCTACCTTTAACTATGATCCCACCAAAGTAACGATTCATGTCCGCCATCTAGGCATTACAGGATATGAGACAGAGAACTGGCTGCGTGAGCATTACAACATCGAGGTCGAACTTAGTGATATGTACAATATTCTGTGTCTCATCACGCCAGGAGATACGGATGACAGCGTAGATATCTTGCTGAACGCTTTGCAGGATCTCTCCCGTACCTATTATCAAGTGAACCCGGCCCATGAACTGGTGGTTAAAGTTCCGGATATTCCACAGTTGATGCTGACTCCACGGGACGCATTCTACGGTGACACCGAAGTCATTCCGTTCAAGGAATCCGCAGGACGTATTATTTCGGAATTCATCTATGTCTATCCGCCAGGAATTCCGATTCTGTTACCGGGTGAGGTTATTACCCAAGAGAACATCGACTACATCATCGACCATGTCGAAGTTGGATTGCCTGTCAAAGGACCCGAAGATCGCAGCGTAACCAACGTTAAAGTGATTGTGGAAGCCGATGCTATTTTCTAGAACAACCCCATTTGTGCTGTAAATGGGATGGACTTAAAGGACCAAGCCTTAAGCTTGGTCCTTTTTTATTTTATGGGACAATCGAGTTTGCATTTTCCCGTCTATTTCGTCATTCGAACCGTCCATGAAAATACTCGTCTACCTCTTGAAAACAAACAAAAGGCCCCCTGAAATCAAGGAGCCTTCATGTTATGTTCCAAAAGAATGACTATTCTTGTGATGCAACGAGTTCGTTGTAAGCCGCTTCAACGCGGTTCCACTCTTCTTCGTCTTCAATATTGTAGAGCACCATTTCCTCGTCTTCTTCTTCCATACGCAGGATGATGCCGTCAGCTTCAGGATTGTTACGTTCCAGCAGGAGCGCATAAACATGCTTCTCCACGTCAAACGTCTCCACCAAAACCATCTCCACGTCTTGGCCGTTCTCGTCTGTTAATGTGAGAAGGACTTCTTCATGCTCGTGTTCGTGGTCGTGGTCTTGCCCGCATCCGCAGCCATCGCCGTGTTCATGTGTGTGATCGCTCATTGAAATACCTCGCTTTATAAATAGAAATTGTGTAACCTTGCATATCGTAACATGTTCAATGACCCAGGTCAATTTAACTCACAGGGTAATTTTCGCTTCAATCGTTCAGCGCTGTAATGATTTTCTCCGCTACCAGGACGTAGCTGCTGTTTGCATTTTCTTTAATATGAAAGCCGACTTGGTACTTGCCAGCACGACTGAAATCGTACGTAAAATCATATGTGCGGAACCAGAAGTTATCCTTCTGGGTCGTAAGCTCCTGAGACTGGATATCCTTCACCTGACCGCTCGGGTTAGTGATCGTTACTTTCACGGCAGCTACATCTGCTGTTAAACTGTCCACTTGTGAAAATACATTGAATTTCAGCTTACCTACGTTAACGTTGCCAAATACAGTGTCTCCCTTGAAGAGAAAAATATGTACATTCGGTTTGATCACCGTTACTCTCTTGTTGCTGCTATCCCATTTGACGACGCCTCCGGCTTCTCTTACAGGTACATAGGTCGTTCCATCAATTAGATAACCTCCATCAGCTGCTTCCTTGCCGTTAATGAGAACTCGAATCTTCTCGTTCACCGAATCCGCAAACAATAAAGACCCGCCGAGCAAGGAGAATACCGTGACACAAAGCAATATTCGTTTCCATTTCATCCCGTCAATATTCCCTCCCCTGCTGCTAGCTGTTGTACATTTATACTGCAGAGTCATCCACAAAGTTGCGCTGTTTTTCATCATTTTTCATTTTTTATCCAGAATTTTTTCCACCCCTTGGAATGCTCAAAAAGAGGCGATCCTCATTAAAGGATGCCTCTGTCCTATTATTGTTATATATACGGGATTATACGAAGAGTTACGAAGAAGTATGGCGGGTCAATATACAGGGAACGCCCTTGCCTAATGCCCCTTCAATTCTCATACGTGCAGCATAATCCATTCCTCGCGTACATGGTGTCTTGCATCTCTCACATACATCCGAAGTGACCAACTTCATGGATACACGAATTTTGTCACTCTTTAACGCGGGAGCTTTCTTTCCTTTTGCCTTTGCCATCCCGGATTCCCCATTTCCCCAAGTGCTTACTGATGTAATGCATCATATGGGGATTCGCCCGGTTGTGTGTCTATTTAGAAAACGTATTTAAATAATAAAAATATGACAAGGAGGATACCTCCGAGAATGAGCCAGTTGCTGATTTCATACCAAATGCTCTTGCCTCCGGACAGGTATTTCTGTTCATTCTCCTGATGACGCTGACGATGGGTATCGGTCTCAGAGCCATGGGGTGGTTTGCTAAAATCCATCATAAGTACATTCCCCTTTCAGCAGTTTTGTGTAATCTTAATACCATTATAACCCACAATTGAGTATGGAATTGATTTTTATGCATAAAACACCAAAAAAGCCTCCGATTTCTCGGAGGCTTCTTATCAACAACAAATAGTATCAATGATTACGCGAGTTCCACGTTAACATTCACGTTTCCTTTGATTCCTTTGGAATATGGGCAGTAGTCATGGGCAAGTTTCACAAACTTCTGTGCTGTTTCTTCATCCAGACCAAGGATTTTAACTTCCAAATCTACTTGAAGTTTCACGCCGTTATCCTCAGAGTCCGTCACCAACATTACCGTTGCAGCTACAGTACTTCTTTCAATTTCAACTTTGTGTTTCTTCAATTGAAACTCCAGGGCGGAGTTAAAACAAGCACTATACCCTGCTGCAAACAACTGCTCCGGATTGGTAGCTGTCGTCACTTGTCCTCCAAGTTCAGGCGGTGCAGCAACATCCAACATAAACACGTTATCTGGAGATTGTACGATTCCTTGACGTCCGCCTGTATTGATGACTGTTGTTTCATATAATGTTTTCATTTGTGAAAACTCCTTTAGTTAATTAGATTTATTTTTTGACTAAATTTCGATCTCTCTTTTATCGCTAACAATTACATTGTACACAATTAAATTGTGTATGTAAATAGTTTGTGTTAAAAAATAATATAGTTTAATGCTGCGTTTAAATGAATGACGATGAGGATGATTATAATATAGCTATCTGTAGAGAAAATTGTCCTTCCTTAACTGACATCCATCGGATAACCTAGGTCGAACCGTTAAGGAGGAATAACACGTTTGGAGAATAATTTATTTCTAACCCCGGACAAGCCCAAACATAAAGTCAGAGCACTTTCTGAGGTGTTGGCTGTATCAACCAAACTCGGCCTGACTTCATTTGGAGGACCGATCGCTCATCTTGGTTACTTTCATGAAGAATATGTTGTCCGTAGAAAATGGATGGATGAACGAAGCTATGCAGATTTAGTTGCGCTATGTCAATTTTTGCCCGGGCCTGCCAGCAGTCAAGTCGGGATTGGAATTGGCATCATCCGGGGCGGTTTGCTGGGGGGACTAACAGCTTGGTTAGGTTTCACATTTCCTTCTGTCATTGCGTTAGTTTTGTTCGCTTTCCTTCTACAAGGATTTGATATCAGCCATACTGGCTGGATTCACGGCCTTAAGATTGTTGCTGTAGCTATTGTTGCTCAAGCGATATTGGGCATGGGGCAAAAACTAACTCCTGACCGTTACAGGGCAACCATCGCTATCTTCACTGCAGCGTCGACTCTTGTGTGGCAGACTGCGTTCACTCCAATCCTTTTTATTGTTATTGCAGGTATGGTAGGCATGATCCATTTCAGAAAAATGACAGGTACTAAGACAGTAGACTTGTCTATCCCAGTGAGTCGTAACTTGGCAATATTCTGTTTGGCTACGTTCTTTGGAATCCTAATTCTTCTACCGGTATTCACACCATTTGATCGTTCGGGATGGCTGTTATTCTTTGATAGCTTCTACCGTTCAGGATCACTTGTATTTGGTGGAGGGCATGTTGTACTTCCGTTACTGGAACGTGAATTCGTCCCTACAGGTCTGATCAACAAGTCCGACTTTTTGGCAGGATATGGAGCAACGCAAGCTGTTCCAGGACCATTGTTCACCTTTGCTGGTTATTTAGGAGCGATGATGCGTGGGGTTACGGGTGCTTTGGTCGCAACGATCGCTATCTTTTTGCCAGCGTTCCTTCTGATCGTAGGAGCATTACCCTTCTGGAATTCTTTATGTAAAAGCTCAAAAATTCAAGGAGCATTTATCGGAATTAATGCAGCCGTTGTAGGTATTTTGTTGGCTTCGTTGTACGATCCGCTTTGGACAACTTCGATCCTAACTCCTGTTGATTTTGCACTGGTATGCATGTTGTTTCTAATGCTCGTTTTTTGGAAAGTACCACCCTGGATCGTTGTCATTACTGGTGCAGCAGGCGGTACAATCATGAACTTTCTCTAAATAAAAAAGGTACCCAAACACTGCACTTCTTTTTCAAAGCGTCCGTGTTTAGGTACCAAATTACTGCAAGTATGTCTTTTTACCGATGCATGCAGATAATCTATTTATTCTCTTCGTCATTCCAATTAGTTACTCCAGATATCCACTTTCATCTGTGCACACTTGAAATACTTGGCCTCTGCCGGGCTTGTTGTCAGCTTCAACAGACATTGTAGGTTTCCATGTTGGAATATCCCGCCACTGAGGTCAGCAGCAACACCACCATACTGGTCATCCGCACCAAGCCATACAGACGGTCTCTCGAACCCAGCTGAGAACTGTAATCCGGTGCAGAGCAGCACAGTCAGGTTCTTACGGTTCTGTGCCTCATCTCCTGCTACGCCATGTGTGGTGAAGAACACCATGTTTTGCTTGAAATCGGTGTACGTTCCATCTGCTTTATAGGCACGAACCATACCATACTTCTGATTCACGTTCTGAAAAAACGTGATTCCAGCCTTGCTATCCTTCGATTTAATACCAAGCTGAACAGAAATTCCAATGTTCCCGTTCAATTGGAGCGCTTCCAAGGTAACTGCAATTGCGGTTACTTTCGAGCTGTCAATCAGATGTTTCATTTTTAACTCTGCCGAAGCTCCTGCCGTTGCCGGTGTTGTAACTGTAATGGTTCCTCTGTCGGGCAAAGGCTCAAACGTAGACGTTCCCACCACCTCAAGCCAATCCGGTAACGTTCCGAGAAGAAAATCGGCCACAAGCTGTTTGTGGACCTTTCCAAAGGGCACGATCTGACCCGCTGCATCACGTATAACCATCTCTACACCTCCACCGAATAGGCTACGCCGATATTATGATCGGTATTGTAATACACGTACACTACACCGTCCATAACGGACACCATCATGGATTGCATGTTCGTCGTTTCCCAATTCAATGCCGGAAAATGTATATCTGAAGGTTTGTCCAGCAGTTGACGAAAATCTGTGCTGATCTTGGCAATGGCAGGCCGAGCTACGGTCGTAACTCCACCTGAAGCATAAGCCGATAACATGCCGAGCCACCACATGCTCCCTTTGTACATAAATACACCAGCATTGGGTCTCGAAATGTTTTCTCCCGCAGTTAAAGTGGCATCATTACCACCCATTAATGGTCTAGGATCAGCTAGCCAGCTGCGCCCATCATGAGAATGCCAGATACATTTACGGCCAAAGTCACCGCCGCCCATCACCGAGAAACCGATCCATTTGCCGCCATTTCTAAAGCATGAGAAGTATCCTGTATGACCATCACCTGGGAAACCTGGAGGTTTGTCCAGAATCAAACCCACTCTTGTCCAGTTGATCATGTCTACAGAGGTCGCGAGTGCCGTCGATTGATTGATCCCCAGTCCGTTTTGTTGATAATACATGAAGAATAATTGTTCAACATCGTTCCAGATTACAAATGGTGTTTCCGTCGAATTCCCAACCACAGTATCCAGATATATCTGTCCGTGTTTGGTCCATGGTCCTGTTGGGCTGTTCGAGTAGGCTAGTCCAATTCCTCCGATGTTATTATGATTGGTAGAATACGTGGCATAATAATCCGCCTTGGCATCAGTAATAAGCCCCTTTACCTTGATCGCCCGGAACCAATAGATCGATTGTAGCCCCGCCATTGCAGCGGTATACATAGGATTGTCCATCTTTTTATCAAATTGAGGTGTGTACATCCGTCTGGATTCTGCATCGCAATAATCGTATGGCGCAATAGCCCTATTCGCCTTCATCGCTGCATCGAGTGCTGCCTGAGCAATATTATCAGTCATAGACATGAGAACTCAACTCCTTCGTGAGCAGGGTATTACCATTTACCGGTGACGAATATAAACTATCCGAAGTGTCTTTTAATAGGATTGAACAATCAACAACATTACCCACATTCGTAGCTGGTTCCTGAGTAATACGAATGATAGGGCGAATATCAGCATTATATGAATACGCTTTCATTTTGTTGATTCCTTTACTTCTCTTACCGTTGTGATTAGCAAACCTCCTTTTCATAGGCACGCCCGGATAATGTTGATCCTTCATATTAATCCCTCCTATTGTTTTCTCCCGATAAGTATATTCATGAAGTTGCCTTTATGTTAAAGCATCATGCCCATCTTGCAGCCTAATATTCCAAAATGAGCTATGAATCATTTAGAACAATCGCCGAACAAAAAATGAAAAGAAATCTGGAAAACTTATTCTATTCTCTATTACTAAAACTTCTGTCCCCAAAACTTATTTTACGCCTTCTTCACAGTTCATAAAAAAAGAAAAGAAGCCTTACATCGTAAGGCTTCTCATGTATGATCTGTAGTGGGCTCGAACCACTGACCCCTACCCTGTCAAGATAGTGCTCTCCCAGCTGAGCTAACAGATCATGATATATAATTGTTTCCCAATCAAGTAACAGTATCATATCAAGTAACCGTGTTCATTGTCAATAATTTATTTGGTTATAATTCACCCGAAATGGTGCACAATAAAGGAAAGATTACCATTTCTACAGCGAGGTGAATTCCCTATGAGAAACATAACAAAACGTCCACCCCTCAATAAATATACATTCACCAAATGCTTCTTCCCCTTCGTTGGGCTTATGGTTCTGATTACAACCGTTACGGGTTGCAGCTTGGAGCGGGATGAACATACGGTACAATTCCAACAATTACAGCAGCCTAATGAAAATGGTGATTCTCTGCCTGTCTGGTTAGACGTGTACTCCAAATCTGTGATTCAAGATGTATATTCTCCGCGAGGGAGCAGTGAAGTCTTACCGTGAAGGTTAACAGGTGAATTACTCATCTTCATCCCACTTCCGTGAATATGCTTTCTTGGTCACGTAATACAACAGAGCAATCATTCCCGCCGACATTAGCAATGTAATTACCATAATGCCTGCCATGCCCATCGCCAGCCCCTCCTCTCCCAATATGTTCCATACTTAACTATACAGGAAAAGCATTTTTTTGTATAATTCAGTCTGATATGTCGCGCAAGAGCAGAAAGAAGGAATGGAATTGGCAGCTGAGATTAGTTATGTAACGACGGAAGAACAACTGGAGCAAGCCTTGGGGATTCGCCATCACGTTTTTGTGATCGAGCAACAGGTGCCTGCTGAGATTGAGATTGATCAATATGATGTCATCAGTCCGGATGTGCATCATGTATTGTTATGTACGGATGGGCAGGCTGTGGCCACGGGGCGTCTGATCTATTACAGCAAGGATACGGCCAAGATGCAGCGGATCGCGGTACTTGAGTCTCATCGTTCATTTGGTTATGGAAGTGTGCTTCTGTTGGCCATGGAGGAGCGGGCTCGTGAACTCGGCTTATCCTATTCTATACTGGATGCTCAATGTCAGGCTCAGAAATTCTATGAAAAACTGGGCTATGAAGTGATTTCGGAAGAACCTTTTTATGATGCAGATATTCTGCATGTTCGTATGAGAAAAAGCCTGTAAAACCTCGGGTTGGCAGGTCTTTATCAGCATATGGTGCATACTTCCGATGAATTCGGATAGGCTAATCAGGTAAACAGATTCCTATCTCGTCATATAAGGAGAGTGTGACATCATGGATCAAACGACACGCGAGAGTTTCACAGCAGTACAGAAAAATGGCGACGGTGACCTGACGGCCTTTCAGACTTCAGCAGGACGTGTACTGGATTACCAACAGGCACTTGCAGAAGTAAAAGCTGGGGCTATTGCCGGCGTGAATGTATTTAAAGGTAAGGATGGAGAAATGTACATTCGCGGCGATGCCGACGGCGACCCAACCAATAACCTGGATCAACTTCCCCATTTCTAAAATAGATGCACACCTCGTACGTGTGACATAGTAAGCGCCGATCCGGTTATCCGGGTTGGCGTTTTCTTATTATGACTAGTAGTCCGTAAAATATTTTACGGAATCCCCGGCAGGCTGGCTTTTGCGAATCGGCTGTTGTACCTGTTCCCATGCCTGCAAAATCTGTATACCTTCGAGAGTAGAATGGTTATCCCACGCGATATGCCCGGTCCGTTCAAGCTCCAGCAATGACTCATGAATAAATGCTTTACTTCGTCCCGTCTTGTTCTCCAATTCATCCATACGCGGCAACCGGCGCCGTTGTCCTGCATAGTTCACCATAATTCGCAAAATCTTGCGTTCAAAGTCGTTCAGCATACTTTACCTCCCCGTTCAGATCCGTAACAGGACGCCATGCCAGAATACCTTGCTCCAGAAATGTTCGGGGTGAGCCTTCTTTTCCTGCTGATGCCCTAATCATCCCGCCACGTACACTGTTAATTCGAATCTGTCGCTGCGTGATCTGCCCTGCACGATCCATGTAGACAAGCTCCACCATCTGGCCAATATATTTCCCTAGCATAATCATCCCTCCGATAAGAACATTTGTTTGTATTTATTATTATATGCGAACATAAGTTCTTTATTCAATAGTAAAAAAAGGATTTTGTAAAATAAAAAAACCAGACTTTCACCTTAAAGATTAAGGCAGTCTGGTTCAACCCATAGTGTAGCTAATGTGAAAACAATGTATTGTACTCACTACGTTCATTAACGGATCAGTGTCGATCCGATTCCGAAAATTGTACTTTTTTCAATTGCTGTGTAGACGGATTAAAATCAACATTCACATAGACTGCGAACTGCTTGCCGTCTTTTGCACGAACCCATAACTTAAACTGTTCCCGTGATTCGTTCGCTGTTAGAGAGGTGCGACCGATATGCTTGTAGTCCAAAATATCCACATTATATTTGGTTTGTGTTTCTTTGACC belongs to Paenibacillus sp. FSL H8-0079 and includes:
- a CDS encoding DUF1292 domain-containing protein translates to MSDHTHEHGDGCGCGQDHDHEHEHEEVLLTLTDENGQDVEMVLVETFDVEKHVYALLLERNNPEADGIILRMEEEDEEMVLYNIEDEEEWNRVEAAYNELVASQE
- a CDS encoding copper amine oxidase produces the protein MKWKRILLCVTVFSLLGGSLLFADSVNEKIRVLINGKEAADGGYLIDGTTYVPVREAGGVVKWDSSNKRVTVIKPNVHIFLFKGDTVFGNVNVGKLKFNVFSQVDSLTADVAAVKVTITNPSGQVKDIQSQELTTQKDNFWFRTYDFTYDFSRAGKYQVGFHIKENANSSYVLVAEKIITALND
- a CDS encoding organic hydroperoxide resistance protein; this translates as MKTLYETTVINTGGRQGIVQSPDNVFMLDVAAPPELGGQVTTATNPEQLFAAGYSACFNSALEFQLKKHKVEIERSTVAATVMLVTDSEDNGVKLQVDLEVKILGLDEETAQKFVKLAHDYCPYSKGIKGNVNVNVELA
- a CDS encoding chromate transporter, which translates into the protein MENNLFLTPDKPKHKVRALSEVLAVSTKLGLTSFGGPIAHLGYFHEEYVVRRKWMDERSYADLVALCQFLPGPASSQVGIGIGIIRGGLLGGLTAWLGFTFPSVIALVLFAFLLQGFDISHTGWIHGLKIVAVAIVAQAILGMGQKLTPDRYRATIAIFTAASTLVWQTAFTPILFIVIAGMVGMIHFRKMTGTKTVDLSIPVSRNLAIFCLATFFGILILLPVFTPFDRSGWLLFFDSFYRSGSLVFGGGHVVLPLLEREFVPTGLINKSDFLAGYGATQAVPGPLFTFAGYLGAMMRGVTGALVATIAIFLPAFLLIVGALPFWNSLCKSSKIQGAFIGINAAVVGILLASLYDPLWTTSILTPVDFALVCMLFLMLVFWKVPPWIVVITGAAGGTIMNFL
- a CDS encoding GNAT family N-acetyltransferase yields the protein MAAEISYVTTEEQLEQALGIRHHVFVIEQQVPAEIEIDQYDVISPDVHHVLLCTDGQAVATGRLIYYSKDTAKMQRIAVLESHRSFGYGSVLLLAMEERARELGLSYSILDAQCQAQKFYEKLGYEVISEEPFYDADILHVRMRKSL
- a CDS encoding DUF3892 domain-containing protein: MDQTTRESFTAVQKNGDGDLTAFQTSAGRVLDYQQALAEVKAGAIAGVNVFKGKDGEMYIRGDADGDPTNNLDQLPHF
- a CDS encoding DUF3889 domain-containing protein, giving the protein MRMLIVTVMSVVLSLAGITSGTGAAIPDYAKWGIIAVKETQTKYNVDILDYKHIGRTSLTANESREQFKLWVRAKDGKQFAVYVNVDFNPSTQQLKKVQFSESDRH